In the Blautia coccoides genome, GCAGTATTTATACCGGTTTCAAAGTTTTTTGATAAGAGGGAACACGCAGAGGTTTCCGAAGAGGTCATGGAATCTCAATCTATACGAGACATAGGCGTTCCATATTTTTATGCTTTGCTGCCGCTGGTGCCCTTAGTGACCATATTGATATTCAGTGAACTGATCGTGGGAAGTATTGTCATAAGTGTGGTGGCAGCCTGCTATTTCAGCCTGCTTCTCGCAGTGGTGGTACACACAATCTGCAGAAGAAATTTCAGAGAATGTTTTAATGATGTTTCCGTGGTGTTTAACGGCATGGGTGATTATTTTAAAGGCCCCGGTATTCTGCTGGTTTTTGGTACACTTTTTGCATCTGCCCTGAGTGGTATCGGCGGAATGAAATTGATTGTGGACGGGCTGTCCGGTATTGGGGGAGGAACAGCCATTGCCATATCCATCACCACTCTTCTGGGGATTTTTGTAGTTGGAGTGACTGGAGTATTCAATGGCAATGTCAGTCTTATTATACCGGTAATGACGACTATCATTACATCCACCGGGCTTGCACCGCTTCCGCTGCTTCATTTGGGGTTGATCGGATGTGCACTTGGGTCTGCGGTCACACCGGTGGCAGGAGCTTCTCTTTACATCGCGTCAGCTACAAATGTAAATATTCTTACCTGCGTAAAGAGAAATTTAATACCTGTGATCAGTGGAGGAATCGCGGCAATCGCTGTTGTGCTTTTGTTTTATGTCTAGCAGCTATTCAGCAGACATGCGTATTTACAGAACAGATTGTAGGAAAGAGTTAAGAGTGGTTCTGCATGGATTAAATTACAGATAATAAGGAGAAAGTGTATGAGTATTGTAAAATTTTCAGAATCGGAGATGAAACGAATTGGTTCTTATAAAATACCGGGAAGTTATGGATCGGCAAGTGTGGAACAGCCCAGGCTTTCTACCCCCATTACACCAAGAGAGAATGTGCTTCGTGTGTTTCGTGGAGAGAAACCTTTGTGGCTGCCGAATATGAATCGGGATATGAATCTAATCTGTCCAGATATGATGCCTGACGCAGCCGCAAGGGCCTTTGGAGGGATTGACTGGTTTGGGGTAGAGTGGCAGTATGAGCCGCTTACCAAAGCTGCCATGGTAAAACCAGGTACCCGCAGGCTGTCCGATATTGTAAACTGGGAGAATGAATTGGTATTTCCTGATCTGAATGAATTGGATTGGGAAAAGGATGCAGAAGAGCTTTACAGCATGCTGCCGAATGACAGGTTTACTTACTTTGTGGTGTATAATGGGATTTTTGAAAGAACAGCAGATTTGACAAATTTTGAGGATACCTTCTGCTATCTTCTGGAAGAACCGGATGCATTAACTGCATTTTTTGACAGATTGATTGACTGGTATATTCAACTGATAAAGATTGCAAAAAAATATTATCATGCGGACATGATTTTGTTTCATGATGATATGGGATCACAGCGTGCTCCGTTCTTTTCCGGGGAAATCTACCAGGAGTTGTTTATTCCGCAATATAAGAAGCTGACGCAGGCAGTGCATGAGGAGGGAATGTATATTGCTCTGCATTCGTGCGGAGATGTGCGTATGCATATACCGAACTTTATCGAAGCGGGCTTTGATGCCTGGGAAGGACAGGAAGGAGCTACAGATAAAGATGAAATCATGGAACTGTATGGGAACAGTTTGATTCAGCTGGGGAATTTTAACATCAGCGGCGATATTACCGATGAACAGGCGGTACAGATTATCCGAAAAATGATCGAGACCAGAGGAAAAAAAGGAAGATGCGCTTATCGGATCCGTGACATGAGGCCAGTCAGGGGAGATGTGGATCTGGATGACGAGATGTACCGATACAGCCGTATGTTTTACAGTGGACAGTGAGCCGGAAAGGAAGGGATAGTAAATGGCAGTTTTATCCTACAAAGAGAATACGCTGCTTGCCCTGCAGCATAAGGAGCCGGAATTTCTGCCTATGATTACAGATGTTCAGACCTATACGCCTTTGGGAATGGATTTTGTATGCGAATATACAAATGTTCCGGGTGTGGCAAAGGACTGGTTTGGGCAGAGCTGGACTTATGAGCCTAAGATCAAGGCGGCTAATCCAACACCGGGGATACATTTGGTACCGGATATTACAGTGTGGAAGGACTATATGAAATTCCCGGATTTATCGAGGTTGGATTGGGAGGGACATGCGGCTGCTGACACGAAGGACTGGGACCGTGTACATAAACTGACAAGGATCAATGATGTGTTTGGCCCATGGGAGAGGATGTTCAGTGTCATGGATTTTCAGGAAGCACTCTGTGCGCTCATAGAAGAGCCGGAAGCCTGTTATGATTTTTTCGGAGCTGTGGCGGATCATAAAATACGGATGTACGAGTATATCATCAAATACTATAAACCTGATATTTTATGTATGCACGATGACTATGGGCACGGAAAAGGAATGTTTATGTCCCCGGACACCTGGCGGGTATTGCTGAAACCCCATCTGCAGCGGATCATTGATATGGTTACCTCAATGGGGGTGTTGTATGAGCATCACTGCTGCGGATATTTTGCACCGATTCTGGATGAGATAGCAGATATGGGGTGTACAGCATCCAATACCATGCATATATCCAATCATCCGGCTGAACTAAAAAAGAAAAACGGGCATAAAATGTGCTATATCGGTGGATTCGATACCCAGTATATGGATGGTTTGACAGTCTCTGAGGAAAATATCCGTGCGTCAGTCAGAAAAACCTTAGATGAAATGGCGCCGGGAGGCAGCTATATTGCATTATTTGCTTTGAAAACACAAGGGCGCAATGAGATTGCGGCAGATGAAATCAGAAGGTACAGCAGCAGATTTTATTCAAGTCCCCGCCCAGACGCACTGTGAAGAGAGAGAGTTATTCGTAACTCTCTTTTTCTTTTCCATGGATTCTTTTATTTCACAGGTATACCGGATTATGTTATACTTATAAAAGACTAACTATTAAAGAAAGTCAATAAATAGTTTCAAAAACAGAGATGTTTTGAGTATAGTGGCGATGACTTATTCATCGCAATCAGTACCTTGAAAATTGCATGACAAATAGAGCATCGAGTATGATGCTCTGACAAGAAGATATGATGTTGGAAGAATTAGATTGCTTTTTGGTATTGCTGTCCAGTGCGTTCGAGATGATAAATTAGCCGAACTAGTTTCTTGGTCGCGTGAGACATTGCAACATAGTAATGCTTGCCTTCAGCTCGTTTCTTGGCAAGATAAGCCTTGTAGGTTGGATCCCATAGACAAACATATGCGGTTGCATTAAACAGAGCATATCTAAGGTATCTAGAACCACGTTTTTCCATTCTGGCATAACAGTTATCTAACTGGCCGGATTGATAGGTAGAAGGCGACATTCCTGCATAAGCAAGGATCTTATCTGGAGAGTCGAATTGGCTAAAGTCACCTATTTCAGCAATAATCATGGCACCCATTCGATAGCTGATTCCAGGAATGCTAAGGATTGGAGAATTGATTTCATCCATGATGACTTTAATCTCGTTTTCAATCTCTTCGATTTCAGAATCTAGCTCTCTAATGAGCTTAATGGTGTGCTTTAATTCAAGCGATTTAGCTGGCATATTTGAACCGATAGAGGTTCTTGCAGCCTCTCTAAAAGCGATAGAGGTTTCTTTTGTGTAGTGGCCTTTAGATGCGGTTTCAAGAAGATTTGAAAGTCTTGTGAGATGTGCATTAGCTACCTGTTTTGCACCAGGAAATTCGTAGAGTAACTCATAAACAGAATTCTGATGAAGTGTTGGAACAAGCTTTTCTAACTCAGGGAAAAGGATACATACAAGACGGGATATAGATGTTTTAAGCTTCGCGCGTTCTTTAACTTTATCAAAACGATAGCGAGTAAGTGACTTAAGCTCTTCATTGTGATACGATGTGTCTGAGTAGGACTTTAAGTTCACGTCAGACATTAGCATAGAAGCAATTGTATGGGCATCAACTTTATCCGTTTTCGTCTGTCTAAGGCTTAGACTTTTTCTGTACAGATTAGTATGTAACGGGTTGATAACAAAGGTGGCCAGACCTTTATCAAGCAGATATCCGAGAAGATTGTAACTATAGTGTCCAGTGGCTTCTAGGCCTACTTTTACTTTAGAAGCATCTTCCATAACGGATTCTATTTTCTGATAAAGCTCGTCGAACCCATCGAGATTGTTTTTGATGGTAAAAGCCTTGAAAAGGACTTCGCCATCAGAGTTTGTGATAAAGCAATCATGCTTATCTTTTGCGACATCAATTCCTACGTAAATCATATAGGACCTCCTGATATAAAGTATTGATACTGTCTTAAGATCCACAGGGCTCCTTGCAATCGTAACCTACTTCTTGATAAACCGTCATGCGGTAACTAACTGATTAACAAATAAACAAAGAGACTGTGGTTGGAGCCTTTTTTAAACCATCAAGTGGTAGGAGGTGATAACCAATCCACAGTATCTTAAAATAGCATAGTCAAACCTGTAGAAAAGGTAAAGAAAGACTATGACTTTATATAATAGTAGGAGGAAATTCATGGAAAACAAAAACCCGAGACATTTATTTCATAAACTTTTTCTGAGCTATTCGGCAGTTCTGATCCTC is a window encoding:
- a CDS encoding uroporphyrinogen decarboxylase family protein, which gives rise to MAVLSYKENTLLALQHKEPEFLPMITDVQTYTPLGMDFVCEYTNVPGVAKDWFGQSWTYEPKIKAANPTPGIHLVPDITVWKDYMKFPDLSRLDWEGHAAADTKDWDRVHKLTRINDVFGPWERMFSVMDFQEALCALIEEPEACYDFFGAVADHKIRMYEYIIKYYKPDILCMHDDYGHGKGMFMSPDTWRVLLKPHLQRIIDMVTSMGVLYEHHCCGYFAPILDEIADMGCTASNTMHISNHPAELKKKNGHKMCYIGGFDTQYMDGLTVSEENIRASVRKTLDEMAPGGSYIALFALKTQGRNEIAADEIRRYSSRFYSSPRPDAL
- a CDS encoding uroporphyrinogen decarboxylase family protein — translated: MSIVKFSESEMKRIGSYKIPGSYGSASVEQPRLSTPITPRENVLRVFRGEKPLWLPNMNRDMNLICPDMMPDAAARAFGGIDWFGVEWQYEPLTKAAMVKPGTRRLSDIVNWENELVFPDLNELDWEKDAEELYSMLPNDRFTYFVVYNGIFERTADLTNFEDTFCYLLEEPDALTAFFDRLIDWYIQLIKIAKKYYHADMILFHDDMGSQRAPFFSGEIYQELFIPQYKKLTQAVHEEGMYIALHSCGDVRMHIPNFIEAGFDAWEGQEGATDKDEIMELYGNSLIQLGNFNISGDITDEQAVQIIRKMIETRGKKGRCAYRIRDMRPVRGDVDLDDEMYRYSRMFYSGQ
- the dcuC gene encoding C4-dicarboxylate transporter DcuC, which produces MIKILATAVLLALLIFSIVKKYNTVVTLLALSLAAYAGLTLAGMDVMGEATCGSAFFDIFEKLNTSAQGTMGGNVLIIMSIYGYIVYMKHIKASDMFATMIAAPLKRIKAPYLLAAMMILVGNLIKIVIPSGISVAALMIATLYPVLLKVGCSKTTSASAVLLSYVTVWGPSDASLYTALSLAGIEDVSVSEWFVSSQIPVMLVVLLVVMAVFIPVSKFFDKREHAEVSEEVMESQSIRDIGVPYFYALLPLVPLVTILIFSELIVGSIVISVVAACYFSLLLAVVVHTICRRNFRECFNDVSVVFNGMGDYFKGPGILLVFGTLFASALSGIGGMKLIVDGLSGIGGGTAIAISITTLLGIFVVGVTGVFNGNVSLIIPVMTTIITSTGLAPLPLLHLGLIGCALGSAVTPVAGASLYIASATNVNILTCVKRNLIPVISGGIAAIAVVLLFYV
- a CDS encoding IS110 family transposase, giving the protein MIYVGIDVAKDKHDCFITNSDGEVLFKAFTIKNNLDGFDELYQKIESVMEDASKVKVGLEATGHYSYNLLGYLLDKGLATFVINPLHTNLYRKSLSLRQTKTDKVDAHTIASMLMSDVNLKSYSDTSYHNEELKSLTRYRFDKVKERAKLKTSISRLVCILFPELEKLVPTLHQNSVYELLYEFPGAKQVANAHLTRLSNLLETASKGHYTKETSIAFREAARTSIGSNMPAKSLELKHTIKLIRELDSEIEEIENEIKVIMDEINSPILSIPGISYRMGAMIIAEIGDFSQFDSPDKILAYAGMSPSTYQSGQLDNCYARMEKRGSRYLRYALFNATAYVCLWDPTYKAYLAKKRAEGKHYYVAMSHATKKLVRLIYHLERTGQQYQKAI